A single Drosophila miranda strain MSH22 chromosome XR, D.miranda_PacBio2.1, whole genome shotgun sequence DNA region contains:
- the LOC108151899 gene encoding uncharacterized protein F23B12.7: protein MPAAVATGVQINGPLKNKKIVFDDAGEVVAKPNKKERPQKPKKQHQAQQRNGQAKKPQRITFDDDGDGEVEERKLWQTNHQKEHGHGFQGGKKPQKIKFGDDGEVEEQQPWKKNHQKENGFEKAKKPQKIKFGDDGEAADKTKKPQRIKFDEDGAEKEASDSEDDSEGELEKQASFMKRSKHQSQADEEEESQKKWYQVHPDYPSSEEVLDMKDNEQLELFNLCKNAFEADKTTFNRRNPSDVRWLQTALHKGTAKDRANSGALLVTSNPLGNLEALSTLISFCKISNKASNDVIAVLTDLWQEVLLPPNRKLLSIHTRGADWKKLQKDDTLREQQQRRIYSYWYFENELKDQYHEFLKNVMQGLQTGQEHNKNASIVAAARLLSYAPEKEQMLLTMLVNKLGDPIAKIASKALHHLSDVAQRHPNMCGVIVAEAEKLLFRNNISERAQHFALCFLSSIAPSGRPEVCTKLVNICFALFKVLVQKGAVNNRTMQAILRCLQKAIAEAQPAKGSDGELLNKEMQDTIYRLVHLADIRVSVQTLGLLLQLVTVKTEKSDRFYNALYVKLLDLNLINVGGKTAAQLLHIVHRAIHIDNHVARAQAFVKRLLQVTLYAPPQIAAGCLIVLHKLLRMRQELIGGIGATDEVSSLKTVLPEDGDLDRFGSDAEDEVKEEADEPQPEVKTEAVKSKVVNIDSCKYDPYHRVPAFAGAAYTLRHELLLLRQHYHPTVQVFAEQILEQKRIDYYGDPLRDFGLPHFLERFAFKNPKKLDAPQAESAAVAHKRYMAQGGRGKPVKSLTKANCTEDEMFILNFLEHKRRQAEIVAQSKKQREVKKDEDDDGEQGDEYLKEGEVDDDEFEAYLDGYFGKKFKEGAVAEEDENELNFLEELGGEMQSEKSKKKDKKKKQGVDKHEEDMDEIDDDWGDDNLGEEDEDDEVSGAGEDQSDDETGSIDLQPLDDDDDDDAGSISEGDQASDAEDDSDSSDAPESPDDDDDDDEDSPPKSKKSRKEEVNMVDGRSFAKTLKQSHDMSSLFAAADEFSSLMEETAKVKGQGTSNAVYNKDKSSDKQIKWEEKRRSNSKTYTGKRFSGKPAAKGGKPQKPGKKRKH, encoded by the exons ATGCCGGCAGCAGTGGCTACAGGTGTGCAGATAAACGGGCCATTGAAGAACAAGAAAATTGTGTTCGACGATGCAGGAGAGGTCGTGgccaaaccaaacaaaaaggAGCGCCCACAGAAACCAAAAAAGCAGCACCAGGCACAGCAACGCAATGGCCAGGCGAAGAAACCCCAAAGAATTACCTTTGACgatgacggcgacggcgaagTCGAGGAGCGAAAACTTTGGCAGACAAACCACCAAAAGGAGCACGGTCATGGCTTCCAAGGTGGTAAGAAACCCCAGAAAATAAAGTTCGGCGATGACGGCGAAGTCGAGGAGCAGCAACCGTGGAAGAAAAACCACCAAAAGGAAAACGGCTTCGAAAAGGCCAAGAAACCACAGAAAATAAAGTTTGGCGATGACGGCGAAGCGGCTGATAAGACTAAGAAGCCGCAGCGTATAAAGTTTGATGAAGATGGAGCTGAGAAGGAGGCCTCCGACTCCGAAGACGACAGTGAGGGCGAGCTAGAAAAGCAGGCCAGCTTCATGAAGCGCAGCAAACACCAGTCGCAGGctgacgaggaggaggagtctCAAAAGAAGTGGTACCAAGTG CATCCGGACTACCCCAGCAGCGAGGAGGTGCTGGACATGAAGGACAACGAGCAGCTGGAGTTGTTCAATCTCTGCAAGAATGCCTTCGAGGCGGATAAGACGACATTTAACAGGC GCAATCCCTCGGATGTCCGCTGGCTGCAAACGGCCCTCCACAAGGGCACAGCCAAAGATCGAGCCAATTCCGGGGCCCTGCTGGTTACCAGCAATCCTCTGGGCAACCTGGAAGCCTTGTCCACTCTAATTAGCTTCTGCAAGATATCCAACAAGGCCAGCAACGATGTGATCGCTGTACTCACAGACCTGTGGCAGGAGGTGCTCTTGCCGCCCAACAGGAAGCTGCTCTCGATACACACACGCGGAGCAGACTGGAAGAAGCTGCAGAAGGACGATACACTGcgcgagcagcagcagcgtcgcATCTATTCGTATTGGTACTTTGAGAACGAGCTGAAAGACCAGTATCATGAGTTCCTCAAGAATGTGATGCAGGGTCTGCAGACGGGACAGGAGCACAACAAGAATGCTTCGATCGTGGCCGCGGCACGACTCCTCTCGTATGCCCCAGAGAAGGAACAAATGCTGCTCACGATGCTGGTGAACAAGCTGGGCGATCCCATTGCTAAGATAGCCTCCAAGGCGCTGCATCACCTCAGCGATGTGGCCCAACGCCACCCAAACATGTGCGGCGTCATCGTAGCCGAGGCGGAGAAACTGCTTTTCCGCAACAATATCTCGGAGCGGGCACAGCACTTTGCCCTCTGTTTCCTGTCCAGCATCGCGCCATCCGGACGCCCGGAGGTGTGCACCAAGCTGGTCAACATATGCTTTGCCCTGTTCAAAGTCCTCGTCCAGAAGGGAGCCGTCAACAACCGCACCATGCAGGCCATTTTGAGGTGCCTGCAAAAGGCCATTGCGGAGGCCCAGCCTGCGAAGGGCAGCGATGGGGAGCTGCTCAACAAGGAGATGCAGGACACCATCTACCGACTCGTCCACTTGGCCGACATACGCGTCTCAGTGCAGACCCTTGGCCTCCTGCTGCAGCTGGTCACAGTTAAAACGGAGAAATCGGATCGATTCTACAATGCGCTGTACGTAAAGCTGCTGGACCTGAACCTCATCAATGTGGGCGGCAAGACGGCGGCACAGCTCCTCCACATTGTCCACCGTGCCATCCACATAGACAACCATGTGGCGAGGGCCCAGGCCTTTGTGAAGCGTCTCCTCCAGGTGACACTCTACGCACCTCCACAAATTGCCGCCGGCTGTCTGATTGTCCTGCACAAGCTCTTGCGCATGCGCCAGGAGCTCATCGGAGGCATTGGAGCCACCGATGAAGTGAGTTCTCTAAAGACAGTCCTGCCAGAGGATGGAGACCTGGACAGGTTTGGCAGCGATGCCGAAGACGAAGTCAAGGAAGAAGCAGacgagccacagccagaggtAAAGACGGAAGCTGTCAAGTCGAAGGTGGTCAATATCGATTCCTGCAAATACGATCCGTATCATCGTGTGCCCGCTTTTGCGGGAGCAGCCTACACTCTGCGCCAtgagctgctgcttctgcgtCAGCACTACCATCCCACGGTCCAGGTCTTTGCCGAACAGATCCTCGAGC AAAAGCGCATCGATTACTATGGGGATCCTCTGCGAGATTTCGGACTGCCTCATTTCCTAGAGCGTTTCGCCTTCAAAAATCCCAAGAAGCTGGATGCGCCCCAGGCGGAGAGCGCCGCTGTGGCCCACAAGCGCTATATGGCGCAAGGAGGCCGCGGCAAGCCAGTGAAGTCGCTGACGAAGGCCAACTGCACGGAGGACGAGATGTTCATTCTCAACTTCTTGGAGCACAAGCGCAGGCAGGCGGAGATTGTGGCCCAGAGCAAGAAGCAGAGGGAGGTAAAGAAGGATGAGGACGATGATGGAGAGCAGGGCGATGAGTACCTGAAGGAGGGCGAGGTGGATGACGACGAGTTCGAAGCGTATCTGGATGGTTATTTTGGCAAGAAGTTCAAAGAGGGCGCCGTTGCCGAGGAGGATGAGAATGAGCTGAACTTCCTCGAGGAGCTCGGCGGCGAGATGCAGTCTGAGAAGTCCAAGAAGAAGgacaagaagaagaagcaggGGGTCGATAAGCACGAGGAGGACATGGACGAGATCGACGATGACTGGGGCGATGATAATCTGGGTGAAGAGGATGAAGATGACGAAGTGTCGGGCGCTGGCGAAGATCAGTCCGACGATGAGACTGGCTCGATTGACTTGCAGCCCCtggacgatgatgatgacgacgatgcgGGTTCAATTTCTGAAGGCGACCAAGCCTCCGATGCAGAGGATGACAGCGATTCCAGCGACGCTCCCGAGAGCCCagacgatgatgacgacgacgatgaggaTTCGCCGCCCAAGTCGAAGAAATCCCGCAAGGAGGAAGTCAATATGGTGGATGGACGCAGCTTCGCCAAGACCCTCAAACAGAGCCACG ATATGTCCTCGCTGTTTGCAGCTGCGGATGAGTTCTCGTCATTGATGGAGGAAACGGCCAAGGTCAAGGGACAGGGCACCAGCAACGCCGTCTACAACAAGGACAAATCTTCCGACAAGCAAATCAAATGGGAGGAGAAACGCCGTTCCAATAGCAAAACCTACACAGGCAAAAGGTTTTCCGGCAAACCAGCGGCCAAAGGAGGCAAGCCACAGAAACCAGGCAAGAAGCGGAAGCATTAG
- the LOC108151901 gene encoding uncharacterized protein LOC108151901, with the protein MASPSVVDGGHSETAWLEDLLREVQLEQFLERIRDDLQVSRLPHFDYVHDEDLVRCGLGKPAIRRLLEAVRKKKAHQWRKNILSKLIGGGKQPSSKKQASATRDSTQGNGTQLTCLIHEKDITMGLKLGDGSFGVVRRGEWSASPAGKVIPVAVKVLKSDNLTQPGIIDDFFREVQAMHALDHSNLVRLYGVVLSQPMMMITELAERGSLLDTLRKQCRHTALTHIWNWSVQIVTGMAYLEQKRFLHRDLACRNVLLAAGNKIKIGDFGLMRALPQEDDCYVMSEHKKVPFPWCAPESLRFRQFSHASDTWMFGVTLWEMFSFGEDPWVGLNGSQILRKIDREGERLHQPDACPPDVYAMMLQCWDKTPAERPTFAALKEYLVSMSPPLMRAARVFHDSKGLKIEAGDTIAIIDGRPELKLIKGQNQRTYEIGIFPRNLLEQRKVASTGDVVMRSSAGNGSPFGFCWGGGAGAIANGEERQRKCVSLSNQSHAKERKSTTSKQFAYNKLINDSAGLQRRNAVKQKGSVGKATGVTVGGPQRPPPPQFQQEGILVDISPEVRPLGAGGDSSSMQMDSSFCLLDAPIDVPTFCDVEGSLNVSPTFFDDQPQFEFDPANQTASPGRLQPPPYQMPPTYSNTMEFAQKRELHQQQSTPVRERDPFDTSSLERSVTLYSNLNQSLGAAQSPAPIYNSPSVRKSLFGGSSSNKENMPALESAAMQLNLSNLSLERTEPVTAIASLPVEPLPETLAPAPESVLLDKSFIAELEKDMYSNGQNRAQEEYQRNSTQVYANKDMVYKQNLTPLKNGCTTSNHSSPSSSTSPKQNNVEAAAAVASTQSVVNRIWYEQVAATPSEYYAQPPAEQAEEQLYQNHLQQQQQQQQPETNHSFVAISNRVVAPKNNVYASSASLYDAVAASTAGSTYYGQVPNGSGPAIYDEVTLDDYLRPHRPAPLAPPPLSAQQIHRRMEKMRQQHLQDREGAHQLYAPVPSDYGREQEKLQQMLQELGSAAIEQEVRNALRAAGGDVSLGTRHYKIDQLSRLGVAGRGQCEQALQQSNWSLEVAAELLLQTTSAG; encoded by the exons ATGGCCTCTCCTTCCGTCGTCGATGGCGGGCACAGCGAAACGGCCTGGTTGGAGGATCTGCTGCGCGAGGTACAGCTGGAGCAGTTCCTGGAGCGGATACGCGACGATCTCCAGGTATCGCGCCTGCCCCACTTCGACTATGTACATGACGAAGATCTGGTGCGGTGTGGACTGGGCAAGCCCGCCATACGACGCTTGTTGGAGGCGGTGCGCAAAAAGAAGGCCCATCAGTGGCGCAAGAATATCCTGTCCAAGCTGATTGGTGGCGGCAAGCAGCCCTCGTCTAAGAAGCAGGCCTCCGCCACCCGGGACTCGACACAGGGCAATGGCACGCAGCTGACCTGCCTTATCCATGAGAAGGACATCACCATGGGCCTGAAGCTGGGCGACGGCTCCTTCGGGGTTGTGAGACGCGGCGAGTGGAGCGCTTCGCCGGCGGGCAAGGTTATACCGGTGGCCGTGAAGGTGCTAAAGTCGGATAATCTCACCCAGCCGGGCATTATCGATGACTTCTTCCGCGAGGTGCAGGCCATGCACGCCCTGGATCACTCCAATCTGGTGCGGCTATACGGCGTGGTGCTGTCCCAGCCCATGATGATGATCACGGAGCTGGCCGAGCGGGGCTCCCTGCTGGACACGCTGCGCAAGCAGTGCCGGCACACGGCTCTCACCCACATCTGGAACTGGTCCGTTCAGATCGTGACTGGAATGGCATACCTGGAGCAGAAGCGGTTCCTGCATCGCGACCTCGCCTGCCGCAATGTGCTTCTGGCCGCTGGAAACAAGATCAAAATCGGAGACTTTGGCCTTATGCGCGCTCTGCCCCAGGAGGACGACTGCTACGTCATGTCGGAGCACAAGAAGGTCCCCTTCCCATGGTGTGCCCCGGAATCGCTGCGCTTCCGACAGTTCTCGCATGCCTCCGACACTTGGATGTTCGGCGTGACCCTGTGGGAGATGTTTAGCTTCGGCGAGGATCCCTGGGTGGGCCTAAATGGCTCCCAAATCCTAAGGAAAATCGATCGCGAGGGCGAGCGCCTGCATCAGCCCGATGCGTGTCCGCCGGATGTCTACGCCATGATGCTGCAGTGCTGGGACAAGACCCCGGCAGAGCGTCCAACCTTTGCGGCCCTCAA AGAATACCTGGTCAGCATGTCACCGCCGCTGATGCGAGCCGCGCGCGTCTTTCACGACTCGAAGGGGCTGAAAATCGAGGCTGGCGATACCATTGCCATCATCGATGGACGGCCCGAGCTGAAACTGATCAAGGGTCAAAACCAGCGCACATACGAGATTGGCATCTTCCCGAGAAACTTGCTGGAACAGCGCAAGGTGGCCTCCACCGGCGATGTGGTGATGCGTAGCAGTGCCGGCAACGGCTCCCCGTTCGGCTTCTGCTGGGGTGGTGGAGCCGGGGCCATCGCCAACGGAGAGGAGCGTCAGCGAAAGTGCGTCTCCCTGTCGAACCAGAGTCATGCCAAGGAACGCAAGTCAACGACCAGCAAGCAGTTTGCCTACAACAAGCTAATCAACGATTCAGCCGGACTGCAGCGACGCAATGCTGTGAAGCAAAAGGGTTCTGTAGGGAAGGCTACAGGTGTGACAGTTGGTGGTCCGCAGCgtccgccgccgccgcagtTCCAGCAGGAGGGAATACTCGTTGATATATCGCCGGAGGTGCGACCCCTAGGAGCCGGAGGCGACAGCTCATCCATGCAGATGGACAGCTCCTTTTGTTTACTGGATGCCCCCATAGATGTGCCTACATTCTGTGACGTCGAAGGATCGCTGAATGTATCACCAACATTTTTCGATGACCAGCCACAATTCGAGTTCGATCCAGCCAACCAAACTGCCTCTCCGGGACGCCTGCAGCCGCCTCCATACCAAATGCCGCCCACTTATTCCAACACGATGGAGTTTGCCCAGAAGCGAGAGCTGCACCAGCAGCAGTCGACGCCAGTCAGGGAGCGGGATCCCTTCGACACCAGCAGCCTGGAAAGATCAGTGACACTCTACTCGAATCTAAACCAATCTCTGGGGGCGGCCCAGTCGCCGGCCCCCATCTACAATAGTCCGTCGGTGAGGAAGAGCCTCTTTGGCGGTTCCAGCTCGAATAAGGAGAACATGCCTGCCCTGGAGTCAGCAGCCATGCAGTTGAATCTCAGTAATCTCTCGCTGGAAAGGACCGAACCAGTCACCGCCATTGCCAGTCTCCCCGTGGAGCCCTTGCCAGAAACACTGGCTCCTGCCCCTGAGAGCGTATTGTTGGACAAGTCATTCATTGCCGAGCTGGAGAAGGACATGTACAGCAATGGCCAGAACAGGGCCCAGGAGGAGTACCAACGCAACTCCACGCAAGTGTATGCCAACAAGGATATGGTGTACAAACAGAATCTCACGCCCCTCAAGAACGGATGCACCACTTCGAATCATTCCAGCCCCTCGTCGAGTACTTCGCCCAAGCAGAACAACGTGGAGGCAGCCGCGGCCGTCGCATCCACCCAAAGTGTGGTGAATCGCATCTGGTACGAGCAAGTGGCCGCAACGCCTTCGGAGTACTACGCCCAGCCGCCAGCAGAGCAGGCAGAGGAGCAGTTATATCAGAACCaccttcagcagcagcagcaacagcagcagcccgaGACGAACCATTCGTTCGTGGCCATATCCAATCGCGTGGTGGCCCCAAAGAACAATGTGTACGCCTCTTCCGCCTCGCTCTATGATGCAGTGGCGGCCAGCACTGCTGGATCAACCTACTATGGTCAGGTACCAAATGGCAGTGGGCCCGCGATCTACGATGAGGTCACTCTCGATGATTACCTTCGTCCGCATCGACCAGCTCCGCTGGCACCGCCGCCGCTCTCAGCCCAACAAATCCACAGGCGGATGGAGAAAATGCGCCAGCAGCACCTCCAGGATCGGGAGGGAGCCCACCAGCTGTACGCCCCCGTCCCCTCGGACTATGGCCGCGAGCAGGAGAAACTCCAGCAGATGCTGCAGGAGCTTGGCAGTGCGGCCATCGAACAGGAGGTGCGCAATGCGCTGCGGGCAGCCGGCGGTGATGTGTCGCTGGGCACGCGCCACTACAAGATCGACCAGCTGTCGCGATTGGGCGTGGCCGGCAGGGGTCAGTGCGAGCAGGCCCTGCAGCAGAGCAACTGGAGTCTCGAGGTGGCTGCGGAACTGCTCCTGCAGACGACCAGTGCTGGCTAG